A section of the Solitalea canadensis DSM 3403 genome encodes:
- a CDS encoding transposase: MKKSKFTETQIVKAIKEHENGRSALEICRELGISNPTFYQWKQRYGGLEVRELSKLKELEDENSRLKRMFAELSLTHEALKDAIAKKL; this comes from the coding sequence ATGAAAAAGAGCAAATTTACAGAAACCCAGATTGTAAAAGCAATCAAAGAACATGAGAATGGACGAAGTGCACTTGAGATCTGTCGAGAACTCGGCATTAGTAATCCAACCTTTTACCAGTGGAAGCAACGTTACGGCGGGCTTGAAGTTCGCGAATTAAGCAAGCTGAAAGAACTGGAAGACGAGAACAGCCGTCTCAAACGCATGTTTGCAGAACTAAGTCTGACCCATGAAGCATTGAAAGACGCCATTGCAAAAAAGCTTTAA
- a CDS encoding IS3 family transposase — MIAAHGISGRQACKTMRFPRTTFQYKPKPKDDEEVINQLEQLVEKHAAIGFWQSYKRIRRKGFKWNHKRVYRVYTQLRLNIRRRAKKRLPARAKQTLFQPETINQVWSVDFMSDSLWDVASSDC, encoded by the coding sequence ATGATTGCTGCGCATGGCATCAGTGGGCGTCAGGCGTGTAAAACCATGCGTTTCCCCCGTACAACGTTTCAGTACAAACCCAAACCCAAGGACGATGAGGAAGTGATAAATCAATTAGAACAACTGGTGGAAAAACATGCCGCTATTGGTTTTTGGCAGAGCTATAAACGCATCAGACGCAAAGGGTTCAAGTGGAATCATAAACGAGTGTACAGGGTTTACACCCAATTGAGATTAAATATTCGCAGACGGGCAAAGAAACGATTGCCTGCAAGAGCAAAGCAGACCTTGTTTCAGCCTGAGACAATCAATCAGGTATGGTCGGTGGACTTTATGAGCGACAGTTTGTGGGATGTCGCAAGTTCCGATTGCTAA
- a CDS encoding IS3 family transposase codes for MLNIIDDYNRQVLAIETDTSLPSARLIRVLDQLKETRGLPQMIRMDNGPEFISQKLDDWSKEHKVTLVFIQLGKPTQ; via the coding sequence TTGCTAAACATCATTGATGATTACAATCGGCAGGTATTGGCCATTGAAACCGATACTTCGCTTCCTTCCGCCAGATTAATCAGGGTATTGGATCAATTAAAGGAAACCCGGGGACTGCCGCAGATGATTCGTATGGACAATGGCCCTGAGTTCATCTCTCAGAAACTGGATGATTGGAGTAAAGAGCATAAAGTGACCTTGGTATTCATTCAACTAGGAAAACCTACGCAATGA
- a CDS encoding carboxypeptidase regulatory-like domain-containing protein, with the protein MNFYQCMRVMKFTMLLLTCLFVQVHANSYAQRITMSKQNASIHTVLEEIRKQSQYDFFYDTDLFNHAKPASIEVKNATVEQVLNACFAGKPYSYTIDNKVVVITEAEVNSTAKSQVTEVTGIVRQQSGRISGKVMDDKGEPLIGANVKIVQTGQVLQSSTDGSYSFNVLPGTYTIEVSYVSFKSKRITDVVVKAGALTTLNVVLNAVVSQLDQVVVTASYKTESTNALYTRQKNKAGISNGISSEQIAALPDKNIGETLKRISGVSTTDNRRVVVRGIAERYNMAMMDGAALPSTDVQVRDFEFDIIPSNLVDNVVVSKTATPDMGFGFGGGMVQINTMAIPDNNFTTFSLGSKYINGSTGKDFLGYARGSNDYLGFDDGNRAHFPKDLFSFTNQNYRPTDPYNTSPPEGVEKITPEMISAQNKRIGGLERLGSRMYTTAPGQNYQFSLGRNYNLKTSRFGFVGSLSYRNEQAIDDILHFERGSFNMIGSNLYSPETGEEINESKASQYNFTTSWGALLNAGWNSKNHHITFRNFYSRVFANQFFRISGWGEDEGFEENPVIKEYDRPKYIDLLQNRINGEHNFGYFKFDWSVARNKVTNQELDAVDAEMDPIETINGTVYNYVPGGTTNPGVGTVNRSKYEYQEINWIGDAALSYKFNIRKMNQVVKAGYQYMAKKGDYSWNVLPIGVANLANYNVKYVPIQNWNLDFADPLHDVYYFPAAVNSNNYTGRNNNQAWYIMMDNRFTHWLRLVWGIRGEYYKYEKIKDAAADLAALTDMNNLDKKRYVDPETGNLVHQSLDAGAEDKQWQYLPSANLTITPLENFNIRASYAKSAIRPALIENSSFARFNYLYGRIQRNTGVVSTLITHYDLRMEWYPSPGEVISAGYFKKHFRNPVEMYLDVTNTSGAVDLLTANSDYADVKGWELDIRKKLDFIYPGWKPLKNLYLSSNLTLQHSEVQASAFRYETMGAGEDNDGVSYAYRKKTYLKEKRPLYGQVPVLYNVGLQYDGDRLGANIAYNHSGYKTFTVAMQPQYSEIERPRDQLDAQLSYKFLKDKKLQVKLNISNLLNSPYRFFINGQNTYKTKPGADIMNMNEWSDVYEWKYGFSDKYEEGYYEPMTGNLNRRIGDTDTFIRKAGTSFSLALSYSF; encoded by the coding sequence ATGAATTTTTATCAATGCATGCGTGTTATGAAGTTCACCATGTTATTATTGACCTGTCTGTTTGTGCAGGTACATGCTAACAGTTACGCACAGCGTATTACGATGAGTAAGCAGAATGCCAGCATCCATACAGTGCTGGAAGAAATAAGGAAGCAGAGTCAATACGACTTCTTCTACGATACGGACCTTTTCAATCATGCCAAACCAGCCAGTATAGAGGTGAAGAATGCAACCGTGGAGCAGGTACTCAATGCCTGTTTTGCCGGTAAACCCTATAGCTACACTATTGACAATAAGGTTGTGGTTATCACTGAAGCGGAAGTCAATAGCACTGCGAAGTCACAAGTCACTGAAGTCACCGGTATCGTAAGACAACAATCCGGACGGATCTCAGGCAAGGTAATGGACGATAAAGGCGAACCTTTAATTGGGGCAAATGTCAAAATAGTGCAGACGGGACAAGTTCTGCAAAGCAGTACAGATGGAAGTTACAGTTTCAATGTTCTACCGGGAACCTATACCATCGAGGTTAGTTATGTCTCGTTTAAGAGCAAGCGTATAACTGATGTAGTTGTCAAAGCTGGTGCATTGACAACACTCAATGTCGTGCTGAATGCTGTCGTCAGTCAATTGGACCAGGTAGTGGTAACTGCCAGCTATAAGACTGAAAGTACTAATGCCTTGTATACCCGTCAGAAAAATAAAGCAGGTATTTCTAATGGCATCAGCAGTGAGCAGATTGCCGCATTGCCTGATAAAAATATTGGAGAAACATTGAAACGTATTTCGGGTGTAAGCACCACTGATAACCGACGTGTAGTGGTAAGGGGTATTGCAGAACGTTACAACATGGCCATGATGGATGGCGCCGCTCTTCCCAGTACCGACGTACAAGTACGTGACTTTGAATTTGATATTATTCCCAGCAATCTGGTAGATAATGTAGTGGTGTCCAAAACTGCAACTCCGGATATGGGTTTTGGCTTTGGTGGAGGAATGGTGCAGATCAATACGATGGCCATTCCTGACAACAACTTTACCACCTTCAGTTTGGGTAGCAAGTACATCAACGGTAGTACCGGAAAAGATTTTCTGGGCTATGCTCGTGGAAGTAATGATTACCTGGGGTTTGATGATGGCAATAGAGCCCATTTTCCCAAAGATCTGTTTTCATTTACGAATCAGAACTATAGACCTACCGATCCATACAATACCAGCCCACCTGAGGGTGTTGAAAAAATTACACCAGAGATGATCTCCGCGCAGAACAAAAGAATAGGCGGCCTGGAAAGATTGGGAAGTCGTATGTATACAACTGCTCCCGGACAAAACTACCAGTTCAGCCTTGGACGTAACTATAACTTAAAAACCAGCCGCTTCGGATTTGTGGGTTCGTTAAGTTATCGCAACGAGCAGGCCATAGACGATATTCTTCATTTTGAGCGCGGTTCCTTCAATATGATTGGCAGTAATTTGTATAGCCCGGAAACGGGTGAAGAAATCAATGAATCCAAGGCCAGTCAATACAACTTCACCACCAGCTGGGGTGCATTGTTGAATGCAGGCTGGAATAGCAAGAACCATCATATCACCTTCCGTAATTTTTATTCCAGGGTATTTGCGAACCAGTTTTTCCGTATTTCCGGCTGGGGTGAAGATGAGGGTTTTGAGGAAAATCCTGTCATAAAGGAGTATGACAGGCCCAAGTATATAGACCTGTTGCAGAACAGGATAAATGGTGAGCATAACTTTGGCTATTTTAAGTTTGACTGGAGCGTAGCCCGTAATAAGGTGACCAATCAGGAGCTGGATGCCGTGGATGCCGAGATGGATCCGATCGAAACCATTAATGGGACCGTATACAACTATGTGCCTGGAGGTACCACCAATCCGGGTGTAGGTACGGTAAACCGTTCCAAATATGAATACCAGGAAATCAATTGGATAGGCGATGCTGCCCTGAGTTACAAATTCAATATCCGGAAAATGAACCAGGTAGTGAAGGCAGGTTATCAGTACATGGCGAAAAAGGGAGATTACTCCTGGAATGTACTTCCCATCGGAGTAGCAAATCTGGCTAACTATAATGTCAAATATGTGCCCATACAGAACTGGAATCTTGACTTTGCTGATCCATTGCATGATGTCTATTACTTCCCGGCAGCGGTTAATAGTAACAACTACACGGGAAGGAACAATAACCAAGCCTGGTATATAATGATGGATAACCGTTTTACCCACTGGCTTCGTTTGGTGTGGGGCATCAGAGGTGAATATTATAAATATGAGAAAATAAAAGATGCAGCGGCAGATCTGGCTGCATTGACAGATATGAACAACCTGGATAAGAAGCGCTATGTTGATCCTGAAACCGGTAACCTGGTGCACCAAAGCCTCGATGCAGGCGCTGAAGATAAGCAGTGGCAATACCTGCCTTCTGCCAACCTGACCATCACACCGCTGGAAAACTTCAATATCAGGGCTTCCTACGCCAAATCGGCTATCCGTCCCGCGTTGATAGAAAATTCCAGTTTTGCCCGCTTCAACTACCTGTACGGCCGTATACAGCGCAATACCGGTGTAGTTTCTACATTGATCACCCATTACGATTTGCGGATGGAATGGTATCCTTCACCAGGAGAAGTAATCTCAGCAGGGTATTTTAAGAAGCACTTCAGGAACCCGGTAGAAATGTACCTGGATGTGACCAATACCAGTGGAGCAGTTGATCTGCTTACGGCCAACTCTGACTATGCCGATGTGAAGGGCTGGGAGCTGGATATTCGCAAAAAACTGGACTTTATCTACCCGGGGTGGAAACCCCTGAAAAATCTTTACCTGAGTAGTAACCTTACCTTGCAGCACTCCGAAGTGCAGGCCAGCGCATTTCGCTACGAAACGATGGGAGCAGGGGAGGACAATGACGGAGTATCTTATGCTTATCGTAAGAAAACCTACCTGAAAGAAAAACGCCCCTTATATGGACAGGTACCAGTGCTGTACAATGTCGGTCTCCAGTATGATGGAGATCGGTTGGGAGCCAATATTGCCTACAACCACTCCGGATACAAAACCTTTACGGTGGCTATGCAGCCCCAGTATTCAGAGATTGAACGCCCTCGCGATCAATTAGATGCCCAATTAAGCTACAAGTTCCTGAAAGATAAAAAATTGCAGGTGAAATTGAATATAAGTAACCTGCTCAACAGTCCATACCGCTTTTTTATCAATGGACAGAATACCTATAAAACAAAACCGGGTGCAGATATTATGAATATGAACGAATGGTCGGATGTATATGAATGGAAATATGGTTTTTCTGATAAATATGAGGAAGGTTACTATGAACCTATGACGGGAAATCTTAATAGACGAATAGGTGATACGGATACCTTTATCCGTAAGGCTGGAACTTCGTTTAGTCTTGCACTATCATATAGCTTTTAA
- a CDS encoding FecR family protein produces the protein MDTLRKLLQKQANGKNLTSEEQAMLKQAYKELFEEEMAAAEDGMISVSDGERGRVIKQRIDDRISGQQRFYNNTSIIRRIAAIWLVGCTLFAGAYWLWTYNADTNNHLAQQQDILPGSDKALLTLADGTVKSLTDAQNGIVATQGGVRIEKDGNGNVRYFVGPQEAESTAMNTIATPKGGKFQVTLPDGSKAMLNAASSLSYPVHFTGNERRVRMTGEVYFEIKKLVRPEGKGNIPFFVETDKQEIQVLGTHFNVNAYGDENTVRTTLVEGSVNVRCNSGQSVLLKPGQQAVLTGTLEVREADIQQQLAWVNGDFIFRGETLENVLRQVSRWYDVDVECPAHIGQLRFNGMVSRSQPISSIIKMIQSTKKAKVTLNERRFVVTE, from the coding sequence ATGGATACACTTAGAAAATTACTGCAAAAGCAAGCTAATGGAAAAAATCTCACTTCCGAAGAGCAGGCAATGCTGAAACAGGCTTACAAGGAGCTTTTCGAAGAAGAAATGGCAGCTGCGGAAGATGGAATGATATCAGTATCTGATGGTGAGCGTGGTAGAGTTATCAAACAGCGGATAGATGATAGGATAAGCGGTCAGCAGCGGTTCTACAATAATACTAGCATTATCCGCCGAATTGCAGCAATTTGGTTGGTCGGATGTACACTGTTTGCAGGAGCATATTGGTTATGGACCTATAATGCAGACACGAACAATCATTTGGCCCAACAGCAGGATATTCTTCCAGGTAGTGATAAAGCATTATTGACCTTGGCCGATGGCACGGTCAAATCGCTGACTGATGCCCAAAACGGGATTGTCGCCACGCAGGGAGGAGTACGTATCGAAAAGGACGGAAACGGGAATGTGCGCTACTTTGTAGGGCCGCAGGAAGCAGAGTCTACAGCAATGAACACTATTGCCACACCCAAGGGAGGAAAATTTCAGGTTACCCTACCCGACGGATCAAAGGCTATGTTGAATGCCGCTTCATCCCTTAGTTATCCTGTGCATTTTACCGGGAATGAACGCCGAGTAAGGATGACCGGTGAAGTTTATTTTGAAATCAAAAAACTGGTGCGACCTGAGGGAAAAGGCAACATTCCCTTTTTTGTGGAGACCGATAAACAAGAGATACAGGTTTTGGGGACACATTTTAATGTCAATGCTTATGGCGATGAAAACACAGTTCGGACAACCTTGGTGGAAGGGAGTGTTAATGTGCGATGCAACTCAGGACAATCTGTATTGTTGAAGCCCGGGCAACAAGCTGTTTTGACAGGAACTTTAGAAGTCCGAGAGGCTGATATCCAACAGCAATTAGCATGGGTCAACGGCGATTTTATTTTTCGTGGCGAAACATTGGAGAACGTTCTACGGCAGGTATCTCGTTGGTATGATGTAGATGTAGAATGTCCTGCTCATATAGGTCAATTACGTTTCAACGGAATGGTATCTCGCTCGCAGCCCATTTCATCCATTATTAAAATGATACAATCAACAAAAAAAGCAAAGGTAACACTAAATGAAAGGAGGTTTGTAGTGACCGAATAA
- a CDS encoding RNA polymerase sigma factor yields the protein MTESTDSILLGELQKGNLAGFDEIYTKYWRPLYRTAYRILKDEQASEDVVQETFIRFWENRDRIVPTNIKGWLCTTSYRLVLKSLKQIQSKDNIEVISFGEPLAEEADQRLHVRQLQLQIDQCVADLPEQSRKVFTMSRYEELSVKNIAQKLGISPKTVEGHVTLALKKLRNNLRSTIIPLVLFFL from the coding sequence ATGACGGAATCAACCGATTCAATATTGTTAGGAGAACTTCAAAAGGGAAATCTTGCCGGTTTTGACGAAATTTATACTAAGTATTGGAGGCCACTATATCGTACAGCATACCGTATACTCAAAGACGAGCAGGCTAGTGAGGATGTTGTTCAGGAAACCTTCATCCGTTTCTGGGAAAACAGGGATAGGATTGTTCCTACAAATATTAAGGGTTGGCTATGCACCACCTCTTACCGGTTAGTACTCAAAAGCCTTAAACAGATCCAGTCGAAAGACAATATTGAGGTTATCTCCTTTGGGGAACCGTTGGCCGAAGAGGCCGACCAGAGGCTTCACGTGCGGCAACTTCAATTGCAGATCGACCAATGTGTGGCTGACTTACCGGAACAGTCTCGAAAAGTATTTACCATGAGTAGGTACGAAGAGCTGTCTGTGAAAAACATAGCCCAAAAGCTCGGAATATCACCCAAAACCGTTGAAGGCCACGTTACCCTGGCCCTCAAAAAACTTCGCAATAACCTAAGAAGTACAATCATACCATTGGTACTCTTTTTCCTATAG
- a CDS encoding RNA polymerase sigma-70 factor — translation MPFNKEKLFEKIFDQTHGKIYNFVLHLTNDSFRAEEITQNCFIKLWLNMDQLDHTKDPFPLLFVYAKNLFFDEVRKMKNEYQLLSEIKSKGEAVTNSTEEKFRLNELNSLINNAVEKLPEKRKVIYKLSREEGLNHNEIADKIGISPNTVKNQITDALKFIKDELSSTY, via the coding sequence ATGCCATTTAATAAAGAAAAACTCTTTGAGAAAATCTTTGATCAGACTCATGGTAAAATTTACAATTTTGTTCTTCATCTAACCAACGACTCATTCAGGGCTGAAGAGATTACGCAGAATTGCTTTATTAAATTATGGTTAAACATGGATCAGCTTGATCATACCAAAGACCCCTTCCCCCTGCTTTTTGTATATGCCAAAAATCTTTTCTTTGATGAAGTAAGAAAGATGAAAAACGAGTACCAACTCTTATCCGAAATCAAAAGTAAAGGTGAAGCAGTAACCAACTCAACTGAAGAAAAATTCAGGTTAAACGAATTAAACTCACTTATTAACAATGCAGTAGAAAAGCTACCTGAAAAAAGGAAAGTAATTTACAAGTTGAGTCGTGAAGAGGGGCTTAACCATAATGAAATTGCTGATAAGATAGGGATATCACCCAATACAGTAAAAAATCAAATTACAGATGCCCTAAAATTTATTAAAGATGAACTTTCATCTACCTACTAA
- a CDS encoding S41 family peptidase, translating into MNFHLPTKSTLMTIFNQTLHSLKLILTLTLVIATSCKKEEIQEPDYSGPVTSQEINKWVMDSLRIYYLWNNQLPIKPNLQQEPLPFFKSVKYTDDRFSALIKPSDQSTFNNTIKSLFGFEFSVITSENNATLGLIKLVVPNSNTHRQGLKRGMLFNKINGQQLTATNFSVLISSLQMNRAGSITTVKGEIGNFTEDKVIQLSPSIFAEYPIYKNTVYTYNGRKAGYLFFNNFSTNYNPLLLSVFQEFKSQNINELILDLRYNAGGEVASSAVLCGLISANLKASSPFIKYSGNSYAGQFSETLAETLTTAQTNKLTFSQIQPNQLALNRVYIIATKNTASAAEVVINNLRPYVSVIHIGENTFGKDEGSFSIQDQRPSKRIDWVLYPIVYKISNANNTGNYSFGLIADEKMDEHLAIPLKEIGDPEEPLLNRALQLSLNKPVTLSVSSKKKDNYQDLYNTALQSAQNSILLVK; encoded by the coding sequence ATGAACTTTCATCTACCTACTAAATCTACCTTAATGACTATTTTTAATCAAACTCTTCATTCACTTAAACTTATACTCACTCTTACACTTGTAATTGCCACATCCTGCAAAAAAGAAGAAATACAGGAGCCTGATTATTCAGGCCCGGTTACTTCTCAGGAGATCAACAAATGGGTAATGGATAGTTTAAGAATCTATTATTTATGGAATAATCAGCTACCTATAAAACCTAACCTTCAACAAGAGCCCTTACCCTTTTTTAAATCTGTAAAATATACCGACGACCGCTTTTCAGCCTTAATTAAACCATCTGATCAATCGACATTTAATAACACCATTAAGTCATTATTTGGATTTGAATTTTCAGTTATCACATCAGAAAACAATGCAACTTTAGGATTAATAAAGCTTGTAGTACCTAACTCAAATACTCACCGACAGGGATTAAAAAGAGGAATGCTATTTAATAAGATTAACGGACAGCAACTTACAGCCACAAACTTTTCTGTGTTAATCAGTTCATTACAAATGAACAGAGCAGGCAGTATTACTACCGTAAAAGGAGAAATTGGAAATTTTACGGAAGATAAAGTTATCCAGCTTTCTCCATCGATATTTGCAGAATATCCTATTTACAAAAACACTGTTTACACTTATAACGGCAGGAAAGCCGGTTATTTATTTTTCAATAATTTCTCTACTAACTACAACCCATTATTGCTTTCTGTTTTCCAAGAGTTTAAATCCCAGAATATTAATGAACTTATTCTCGATTTAAGATACAATGCAGGTGGTGAAGTGGCTTCGTCAGCTGTATTGTGTGGGTTGATTTCGGCTAACTTAAAAGCCAGTTCGCCATTTATTAAATACTCCGGAAATAGTTATGCGGGACAATTTAGTGAGACATTGGCGGAAACTTTAACAACTGCTCAAACAAATAAGCTTACCTTCAGTCAAATTCAACCAAATCAGTTAGCATTAAACAGGGTTTACATAATTGCCACAAAAAACACGGCTTCTGCTGCCGAGGTGGTAATAAATAACCTCAGACCGTATGTAAGTGTAATTCATATAGGTGAAAACACATTTGGGAAGGACGAAGGATCTTTCAGTATTCAGGATCAGCGACCGTCTAAAAGAATTGACTGGGTGCTGTATCCTATTGTTTATAAAATTTCAAATGCAAATAACACTGGCAATTATTCATTTGGCTTGATAGCCGATGAAAAGATGGATGAGCATTTAGCAATACCTTTAAAAGAAATAGGTGATCCTGAGGAACCACTGTTAAACAGAGCTTTACAATTATCTCTTAATAAGCCTGTAACCCTATCTGTTTCAAGCAAAAAGAAAGATAATTATCAAGATTTGTATAATACAGCATTGCAGAGCGCTCAAAACAGTATACTTCTGGTAAAGTAA
- a CDS encoding DUF4397 domain-containing protein has product MNKISRMVYALGALTGLLVVQACEKGEPIEGKNYSNISIVNPIAGAPALDIFIDNEKIGALTENPVLKITESGNKKHLVLQKETGEKVVDTLMNFAAGENYAYKFVYDGGALQFFLADKNAVEPKPDAGHYKIRVINTLKQGTGKLNLYFYKLDINTFELSPTPFAEIKNVGRTQFSDYFLIEKLDSNLYWTLVKVEDAQTGEMLADVILDLGLFGAYLGGLSPLENWVYNMYIYPSADPSMPVNIDNIYIDK; this is encoded by the coding sequence ATGAATAAAATATCAAGAATGGTTTATGCATTAGGCGCATTAACTGGTTTACTAGTTGTTCAGGCTTGTGAGAAGGGTGAACCAATTGAAGGGAAGAATTATTCCAATATCAGTATCGTTAATCCAATTGCGGGAGCTCCTGCTTTAGATATTTTCATTGACAACGAAAAAATCGGGGCATTAACTGAAAATCCTGTCCTGAAAATCACCGAAAGTGGTAATAAGAAACATTTAGTACTCCAAAAGGAAACAGGTGAAAAAGTAGTAGACACCTTGATGAACTTTGCTGCCGGGGAAAATTATGCTTATAAATTTGTTTACGATGGGGGAGCTTTGCAATTCTTTTTGGCTGACAAAAACGCTGTTGAGCCTAAACCGGATGCGGGTCATTACAAAATAAGAGTAATAAATACCTTGAAACAAGGTACAGGAAAACTAAACCTTTATTTCTATAAACTCGATATCAACACATTTGAGTTATCTCCAACACCTTTTGCAGAAATTAAGAATGTGGGTAGAACTCAATTTTCGGACTATTTCCTAATCGAGAAATTGGATAGTAACCTTTATTGGACATTAGTGAAAGTGGAAGATGCTCAAACAGGAGAAATGTTAGCTGATGTAATCCTTGATCTGGGACTTTTCGGTGCTTATTTGGGAGGGCTCTCTCCACTAGAAAACTGGGTGTATAATATGTATATCTATCCAAGTGCCGACCCTTCAATGCCTGTTAATATCGATAATATCTACATTGATAAATAA